The Kaustia mangrovi genome has a segment encoding these proteins:
- a CDS encoding M48 family metallopeptidase — protein MISELQLGDLSVDVVLKDIKNVHLSVHPPTGRVRIAAPCNMSEDAIRLFAISKLGWIKRHQRRQQAQERETPREYIERESHYLWGRRYLLRIVEGASRSYVARSHRHIELGIPAGTDLEKRRALLDGWYREELRGAAAALIDRQQQQLGVKVRRFFIQRMKTKWGGSSPQRGTIRLNLELAKKDTECLDYVILHELAHFIVPDHSEGFITLLDQHMPNWRQVKKHLNDLPLGEWPPNK, from the coding sequence ATGATCAGCGAATTGCAGCTTGGCGATCTCTCAGTCGATGTGGTGCTGAAGGACATCAAGAATGTCCATCTCAGCGTTCACCCGCCGACTGGCCGCGTGCGCATCGCCGCGCCCTGCAATATGAGTGAGGACGCGATCCGGCTGTTCGCGATTTCAAAGCTGGGCTGGATTAAGCGCCATCAGCGCCGGCAACAGGCGCAGGAGCGCGAAACCCCGCGGGAATATATCGAACGCGAGAGCCATTACCTCTGGGGGCGGCGCTATCTTCTGCGCATAGTCGAGGGCGCTTCACGCAGCTACGTCGCAAGAAGCCATCGTCACATCGAGCTTGGCATTCCTGCCGGGACCGATCTTGAGAAGCGGCGCGCCTTGCTCGACGGCTGGTACCGCGAAGAACTGCGCGGGGCGGCGGCGGCGCTGATCGACCGGCAGCAGCAGCAGCTTGGCGTAAAGGTGCGGCGCTTTTTCATTCAGCGCATGAAGACGAAGTGGGGCGGCAGCAGCCCGCAGCGCGGAACCATCCGTCTAAATCTGGAGCTGGCCAAGAAAGACACTGAGTGCCTAGATTACGTGATCCTGCACGAGCTCGCGCACTTCATCGTGCCCGACCATAGCGAAGGGTTCATCACACTACTCGACCAGCACATGCCGAATTGGCGGCAGGTGAAGAAGCACTTGAACGACCTTCCACTGGGGGAGTGGCCGCCAAACAAATAG
- a CDS encoding bifunctional RecB family nuclease/DEAD/DEAH box helicase encodes MYKLGKRVISQYIRTGCKRRLRLDLYAGRETRAAANAPEKDAARPGLALITQQGRDYEHQKYAELQMSFPELAIANSDEGAVPGTPEAYRTLDLETILEQALENSFLLESEFSVTSSFIAAHELTELCGGAEPLIALAKVRPDIIHIAPASGEIRRVIAPDGTIETLSDEDERLGLRIIDIKISGEASPAHFSELAYYSMTLAGWLVDTGWADKFVVLANAAIWPGKHEASCLHEQEETDRRNLVFDRDLALYFQALEEDLETMPPEVVLGRVRRFLKVDLPAVIEPEDWRTLDWHVDQKCGGCDYLGYAWGNREQIDERYCWPSAEREAHLSRVAGVTRGARGKLVEHNVTNVPHLAALPAGSPAYETHQALKAKRTVFKSRAERLSVGGEAEIPDRSGTSGTLPRFADIRIAMSADFDIGSGLTFAFGYRISYGVPTGRRPNGQGWSRERRDPLSRELLVMERSVEAEGAIYAQLLEFLLADIQRAKAAILEGYQQNGDPDKTDVSLQFYLWDRLTYEHLRRVTGRHLDRLQAPVRMGDEDVSVMSWLFPAEQSMESPDYVGRSSPIAIVANAVNSLLSAPIPHHYGLVELANTLDSEGRERDDGSTWEYRVSDFYKDPLSDQIPSERGHEIWERSAPFRNQDFQQHQEQVRRVVRTKLSAVLYVAMQLAIELRDTLSADAPLVNSVFTPLRRMTGTGDDEEIIYQHARLMAAVQRMEIELLMAMPPHEREARYASLRATRCLDGEERRAALEQLNVRNANHETLVFELSERSRDAKIKDGEYTWSLLPERELGLLQNLTTAQFKRRTGLEHQNPIRPWEWRRLVREDLTVSVLKISRSGLLIALQPSDLLASALRGAHVDFDIDGSAGEFAILDPISMDAFTGKLKKTLSDPTGIRFPQIAADTPLFPALSVARVRQGTPRRAPHTPAADFIWDAERLAATDLDDHRADAIVAGALAFRSDLTDTQRQAIQTASSRRLSVWWGPPGTGKSATVTAYVSGLLHDARECSQRLRIAVTGFTWVSIDNIGRKLPEVIEALGMSDYVTFARLSSTPNPQVDAELQNHVVRVKADEGGLSGEALELIDALEGNGITVVASTVDQLHNLGGDELCRELFDVMIIDEASQLDVAHAIVAFSKLATGARLTVVGDDKQMPPIHPVAPPKGLEHLLGSVYDFFRHYRVLEGRPGIQPIMLDMSFRSNSDIIEFVREAGYGQELQASPHTAQRRVQLARAIDVAAPTDWPAVLAFSSEFARILDPTRPLTAIVHEDEYSSQRNDAEANLIAGLAVSLWRAGMIDQNGGTGAEFDPDAFLLEGLGIVTPHRAQQSAVFELLDRALPQEFDRELLFSSIDTVERFQGQEKEVILASFGLGDADQIASEEEFLYSLNRFNVTVSRARSKFVAVLSRALVDYLPRDREILKESRLLKHFVDGHLLTGQEIELPGLHVCMVKTR; translated from the coding sequence TTGTATAAGCTCGGCAAACGCGTCATCTCTCAATACATCCGAACTGGATGCAAACGCCGCTTGCGTCTTGATTTGTACGCTGGCCGGGAAACAAGGGCTGCGGCGAACGCGCCAGAGAAAGACGCTGCGAGGCCAGGTCTAGCCCTCATCACTCAGCAAGGGCGAGATTATGAGCACCAGAAATATGCGGAACTCCAGATGTCGTTTCCGGAGCTTGCGATTGCGAACTCCGATGAGGGGGCGGTCCCCGGGACTCCTGAAGCCTATCGAACGCTCGATCTCGAGACCATTCTGGAGCAAGCTCTGGAGAACAGCTTCCTCCTTGAATCAGAGTTTTCTGTAACCTCATCGTTCATAGCGGCACATGAACTAACCGAGCTGTGCGGTGGGGCGGAGCCCCTCATTGCCTTGGCCAAGGTCAGACCCGACATCATCCACATTGCTCCAGCCAGTGGTGAGATCAGACGCGTCATCGCGCCAGATGGGACCATTGAGACGCTCAGCGATGAGGATGAACGGCTCGGCCTCCGGATCATCGACATCAAGATTTCCGGCGAAGCAAGTCCAGCGCATTTCTCCGAACTCGCCTATTACAGCATGACGCTCGCGGGATGGCTTGTCGACACTGGTTGGGCCGATAAGTTCGTTGTTCTGGCCAATGCAGCGATTTGGCCTGGAAAACACGAAGCATCTTGCCTCCATGAACAAGAGGAGACTGATCGACGAAACTTAGTGTTTGATCGGGATCTGGCGCTGTATTTTCAGGCTCTTGAGGAAGACCTAGAGACAATGCCCCCAGAAGTCGTACTGGGGCGCGTACGTAGGTTCTTGAAGGTCGACCTCCCCGCAGTGATTGAGCCGGAAGATTGGCGCACTCTCGACTGGCATGTCGACCAAAAGTGCGGCGGTTGTGATTATCTCGGATACGCTTGGGGAAATCGCGAGCAGATCGATGAACGTTACTGCTGGCCATCGGCAGAACGTGAAGCACACCTCAGCCGCGTTGCAGGTGTGACTCGTGGGGCGCGAGGAAAACTAGTTGAACACAATGTGACTAACGTTCCGCATCTAGCGGCGCTTCCAGCAGGTAGCCCTGCCTATGAGACGCACCAGGCACTGAAGGCAAAACGCACCGTCTTTAAAAGCCGGGCGGAGAGGCTGAGCGTAGGCGGCGAAGCAGAAATACCAGATCGTTCGGGAACCAGTGGAACGCTTCCGAGATTCGCAGATATTCGGATCGCGATGTCGGCGGACTTCGATATTGGAAGCGGGCTGACGTTCGCCTTCGGGTATCGCATATCCTATGGCGTTCCGACGGGACGACGACCCAATGGCCAAGGTTGGAGCCGGGAGCGTCGTGACCCGCTTAGCCGAGAACTCCTTGTCATGGAGCGATCCGTTGAAGCCGAAGGCGCGATCTATGCGCAGCTACTTGAATTCTTGCTGGCCGATATTCAGAGGGCGAAAGCTGCCATCTTGGAAGGCTATCAGCAAAATGGAGACCCTGACAAAACGGACGTGAGCCTGCAGTTCTATCTTTGGGACCGGCTTACCTATGAGCATTTGCGCAGGGTTACAGGGCGCCACTTGGATCGTTTGCAGGCACCTGTGAGAATGGGCGACGAAGACGTGAGCGTTATGTCGTGGCTGTTTCCTGCAGAGCAATCGATGGAGTCGCCGGACTATGTTGGCCGATCTTCGCCTATCGCCATTGTCGCGAATGCCGTTAACAGTCTGCTGTCTGCACCGATCCCGCATCACTACGGTCTTGTCGAGCTGGCCAACACGCTCGACTCAGAGGGGCGAGAGCGTGATGACGGTTCGACATGGGAGTATCGGGTCAGCGACTTCTACAAGGACCCGTTGTCGGATCAGATCCCTTCGGAACGGGGGCACGAGATCTGGGAGCGGTCGGCTCCGTTTCGAAATCAGGATTTCCAACAACATCAAGAGCAGGTGCGCCGCGTCGTTCGTACTAAGCTGTCTGCTGTCCTCTATGTGGCAATGCAATTGGCAATTGAGCTGCGAGACACGCTGAGCGCAGACGCCCCGCTCGTTAATTCCGTCTTCACGCCCTTACGCCGAATGACTGGCACGGGGGATGACGAGGAAATCATCTATCAGCATGCCCGACTTATGGCGGCGGTGCAAAGGATGGAGATTGAGCTACTGATGGCGATGCCTCCGCATGAGCGAGAGGCGCGTTATGCAAGCCTGAGAGCGACACGGTGCTTGGATGGAGAGGAGCGACGCGCAGCATTGGAGCAACTCAACGTTCGCAATGCAAACCATGAGACGCTTGTTTTTGAACTGTCCGAGCGCTCGCGAGACGCCAAGATCAAGGATGGAGAATACACATGGTCGCTCCTGCCGGAGCGCGAGCTTGGCCTACTTCAAAATTTGACCACTGCGCAGTTCAAACGTCGGACCGGTCTGGAGCATCAAAACCCGATTCGGCCATGGGAATGGCGACGGCTGGTTAGAGAAGATCTAACGGTTTCGGTTCTGAAGATATCGAGGAGCGGTCTTCTCATTGCACTACAACCCTCGGATCTTTTGGCATCAGCGCTACGGGGTGCACATGTCGATTTTGACATAGACGGATCAGCAGGTGAGTTTGCGATACTCGACCCGATTTCGATGGATGCCTTTACGGGCAAACTGAAAAAGACGCTCTCTGACCCAACGGGAATTCGCTTCCCGCAGATTGCCGCTGATACGCCGCTTTTCCCGGCCCTATCGGTGGCTCGGGTCAGACAAGGGACCCCCCGTCGCGCACCACACACACCCGCAGCAGACTTTATATGGGACGCAGAACGACTCGCTGCCACGGATCTAGATGATCACAGGGCTGACGCCATCGTTGCGGGGGCGTTGGCGTTCCGCTCGGATCTTACAGACACGCAAAGGCAAGCCATTCAGACGGCGAGCTCGCGACGGCTGTCGGTTTGGTGGGGGCCTCCGGGAACAGGCAAGAGTGCGACGGTGACAGCCTATGTTTCCGGTTTGCTTCACGATGCCAGAGAGTGCAGTCAGAGGCTCCGTATAGCGGTCACGGGTTTTACTTGGGTATCGATCGACAATATCGGCAGGAAACTACCTGAAGTGATCGAAGCGCTTGGTATGTCCGACTATGTGACGTTTGCCCGGCTATCCAGCACGCCCAATCCTCAAGTCGATGCCGAGTTGCAAAACCATGTGGTCAGAGTGAAAGCGGACGAAGGTGGCCTGAGCGGTGAAGCTCTAGAACTGATCGATGCACTGGAAGGAAATGGAATTACGGTGGTGGCCTCCACCGTCGATCAGCTTCACAATTTAGGCGGAGATGAACTGTGCCGAGAGTTGTTCGATGTGATGATCATCGATGAAGCCTCCCAGCTCGACGTCGCCCATGCCATTGTCGCCTTTAGCAAGCTTGCCACGGGTGCGAGGTTGACCGTCGTTGGCGATGACAAACAAATGCCGCCAATTCACCCGGTGGCACCTCCGAAAGGATTGGAGCACCTGCTCGGTTCTGTATATGATTTCTTCCGTCACTATCGCGTGTTGGAAGGACGTCCTGGAATTCAGCCGATCATGCTCGACATGAGTTTTCGGTCCAACAGCGACATCATCGAGTTCGTGCGTGAGGCTGGCTACGGCCAAGAACTTCAAGCGAGCCCCCATACGGCGCAGCGGCGTGTGCAATTGGCTCGAGCCATTGATGTCGCAGCTCCTACGGATTGGCCGGCTGTTTTGGCTTTCTCCAGCGAATTCGCTCGCATACTCGATCCAACACGACCTTTGACAGCCATTGTTCATGAGGATGAGTATTCCAGCCAGCGCAACGACGCTGAAGCTAATCTCATCGCCGGTTTGGCGGTGTCTTTATGGCGCGCTGGTATGATTGACCAAAACGGAGGCACCGGAGCAGAATTCGACCCTGACGCCTTTTTGCTCGAAGGTCTGGGGATAGTTACGCCTCATCGCGCGCAGCAATCGGCAGTTTTTGAACTCTTGGACCGTGCGCTTCCACAGGAATTTGACCGAGAGCTTCTTTTCTCCAGCATCGATACTGTGGAGCGGTTTCAGGGCCAAGAGAAGGAAGTCATTCTCGCTAGCTTCGGGCTCGGTGACGCTGACCAGATCGCCTCCGAGGAAGAGTTCCTGTACAGCTTAAACCGGTTCAACGTGACTGTCTCACGCGCTCGGTCAAAATTCGTAGCGGTTTTAAGCCGAGCTTTGGTCGATTATCTCCCGCGTGATCGGGAAATTCTCAAAGAATCTCGTTTGTTAAAGCACTTCGTGGACGGCCATCTATTAACTGGGCAGGAAATCGAATTACCAGGTCTGCACGTCTGTATGGTGAAGACCCGATGA
- a CDS encoding helix-turn-helix transcriptional regulator produces MRAARLFALLDRLRLNSRPASARELADHTGVSERTIYRDIASLQAMGAPIRGEGGIGYQLERGYFLPPLHFSKDELDAIAIGMKLVAARGDDALAEAARQVAGKVEALLPDADKGAVRDLRILAVSSSIGSLPFLAPLREAIHLRRKVTIDYLDLNGNRSQRRLRPLGLTAFDTVWLLTAWCEMKDSFRNFRVDRIEQVEIQRQRFAPEVGKEFRDYLATL; encoded by the coding sequence ATGCGTGCGGCAAGACTGTTCGCCTTGCTCGACCGGCTTCGTTTGAACAGCCGTCCGGCAAGTGCGCGGGAACTGGCGGACCACACAGGTGTCTCGGAGCGAACGATCTATCGAGACATTGCCTCGTTGCAGGCCATGGGCGCGCCGATCCGCGGCGAGGGCGGGATCGGATATCAGCTCGAGCGGGGCTACTTTCTGCCGCCGCTTCACTTCAGCAAGGATGAGCTGGACGCAATCGCGATTGGGATGAAACTCGTTGCTGCACGCGGCGACGATGCCCTCGCCGAGGCCGCGCGTCAGGTTGCAGGCAAGGTCGAGGCCCTGTTGCCGGATGCCGACAAGGGGGCGGTTCGCGATCTTCGCATATTGGCGGTGTCGTCGAGCATCGGTTCGCTGCCGTTTCTCGCGCCTCTGCGTGAGGCGATCCATCTGCGCCGGAAAGTGACCATAGACTATCTGGATTTGAACGGGAATCGCAGCCAGCGCAGGTTACGACCGCTGGGCCTGACAGCATTCGACACCGTATGGCTGCTGACCGCCTGGTGTGAAATGAAAGACTCGTTTCGCAATTTCCGTGTGGATCGTATCGAGCAAGTCGAGATCCAGAGGCAGCGTTTTGCGCCTGAAGTCGGCAAGGAGTTCAGAGACTATCTGGCGACGCTCTGA
- a CDS encoding tyrosine-type recombinase/integrase, producing MTKLTKRFVEAVEPQSKGHVVWDDELPGFGLRVYPSGKRSYIVQYRSRGRSRRYTIGLHGVWTPETARREAKALLGQVAHGGDPAEEREEDRKALTIKQLCEQYIADMEAGLILGKGGRPKKDTTIATDVGRIRRHIIPLLGTRRVRDITKPDMNNLMKDIIAGKTRVTMKTEKLRGKAIVRGGRGTAIRTMGLLGGIFSYAVEAGVIEHNPTHGLRKPKYQVRDRRLSEAEYRILGDILRQAQQSDRFRIHAEILRLITLTGCRRGEIVNLKWSEVDLEGSCLRLVDSKEGSSVRPVGLPVVEYLEKERPHRTGTYVFPGQGIDNAVGNFPQSWKKLFKDTPLWDVTPHILRHSFASIANDLGFTEITIAALIGHAKGSVTSKYVHTLDSTLIMAADTVSGYVKALLEGVEFRRNSYTLDRQSRQSAINEMLNDAHPTT from the coding sequence ATGACCAAACTGACCAAACGGTTTGTAGAAGCCGTCGAGCCGCAGAGCAAAGGTCACGTCGTCTGGGACGACGAATTGCCGGGCTTTGGTCTTCGCGTCTATCCCTCCGGTAAGCGCAGCTACATCGTCCAGTACCGGTCCCGTGGCCGCTCGCGTCGCTACACGATCGGCCTTCATGGTGTATGGACCCCCGAGACTGCGCGCCGCGAAGCCAAGGCCCTGCTCGGACAGGTCGCCCATGGCGGTGATCCTGCTGAAGAGCGAGAGGAAGACCGCAAGGCGCTGACCATCAAGCAGCTATGTGAGCAGTATATCGCCGACATGGAAGCCGGCCTCATCCTGGGGAAAGGCGGCAGGCCGAAGAAAGACACCACCATCGCCACCGATGTCGGCCGTATCCGCAGGCACATCATTCCTCTTCTCGGGACGCGGCGTGTGCGGGACATCACCAAGCCGGACATGAACAACCTGATGAAGGACATCATCGCCGGCAAGACACGCGTGACCATGAAGACCGAAAAGCTTCGCGGCAAGGCCATCGTCCGCGGCGGACGTGGAACAGCAATCCGAACGATGGGACTGCTTGGCGGCATCTTCTCCTATGCAGTCGAAGCCGGGGTGATCGAACACAACCCAACGCATGGCCTTCGCAAGCCGAAATACCAGGTTCGCGATCGCCGACTCAGCGAAGCTGAGTACCGGATTTTGGGAGACATCCTTCGGCAAGCACAGCAAAGCGATCGCTTTAGAATACATGCCGAGATCCTCAGGCTGATTACGCTGACCGGCTGCCGGCGCGGAGAAATCGTCAACCTCAAATGGAGCGAGGTAGATCTTGAGGGTAGCTGTCTACGACTGGTCGATAGCAAGGAAGGCTCCTCGGTTCGCCCGGTGGGCCTTCCGGTCGTGGAATATCTGGAGAAGGAACGACCGCACAGAACCGGAACCTACGTCTTTCCCGGCCAAGGTATTGACAACGCGGTCGGGAACTTTCCGCAGAGCTGGAAGAAACTGTTCAAGGACACGCCACTCTGGGACGTGACGCCTCACATATTGCGGCACAGTTTCGCGAGTATCGCGAACGACCTTGGCTTCACCGAGATCACCATCGCCGCGCTGATTGGTCATGCCAAAGGGTCTGTAACCAGCAAGTATGTCCACACGCTGGATTCTACGCTTATCATGGCTGCGGATACGGTGTCCGGCTATGTGAAAGCGCTGCTCGAAGGCGTTGAGTTCAGGCGGAACAGCTATACGCTGGACCGACAATCCCGACAAAGTGCGATCAACGAAATGTTGAACGATGCTCATCCAACCACTTAG